From Saccharomyces paradoxus chromosome III, complete sequence, a single genomic window includes:
- the LEU2 gene encoding 3-isopropylmalate dehydrogenase (Beta-isopropylmalate dehydrogenase (IMDH)~similar to YCL018W), with protein MSAPKKIVVLPGDHVGQEITAEAIKVLKAISDVRSNVKFDFENHLIGGAAIDATGVPLPDEALEASKKADAVLLGAVGGPKWGTGSVRPEQGLLKIRKELQLYANLRPCNFASDSLLDLSPIKPQFAKGTDFVVVRELVGGIYFGKRKEDDGDGVAWDSEQYTVPEVQRITRMAAFMALQHEPPLPIWSLDKANVLASSRLWRKTVEETIKNEFPTLKVQHQLIDSAAMILVKNPTHLNGIIITSNMFGDIISDEASVIPGSLGLLPSASLASLPDKNTAFGLYEPCHGSAPDLPKNKVNPIATILSAAMMLKLSLNLPEEGKAIEDAVKKVLDAGIRTGDLGGSNSTTEVGDAVAEEVKKILA; from the coding sequence ATGTCTGCCCCTAAGAAGATCGTCGTTTTGCCAGGTGACCATGTTGGTCAAGAAATCACTGCGGAAGCCATTAAGGTTCTCAAAGCTATTTCTGATGTTCGTTCTAATGTCAAATTcgattttgaaaatcattTAATTGGTGGTGCTGCTATCGATGCTACAGGTGTTCCACTTCCAGATGAGGCGCTGGAAGCCTCCAAGAAGGCTGATGCCGTTTTATTAGGTGCTGTGGGTGGTCCTAAATGGGGTACTGGTAGTGTTAGACCTGAACAAGGTCTACTGAAAATCCGTAAAGAACTTCAATTGTATGCTAACTTGAGACCATGCAATTTTGCATCCGACTCTCTATTAGACTTATCTCCAATCAAGCCACAATTTGCTAAAGGTACTGATTTCGTTGTTGTCAGAGAGCTAGTGGGAGGTATCTACTTTGGTAAGAGAAAGGAAGACGACGGGGATGGTGTTGCCTGGGACAGTGAGCAATACACCGTTCCTGAAGTGCAAAGAATTACAAGAATGGCTGCTTTCATGGCCCTACAACATGAACCACCATTGCCTATTTGGTCCTTGGATAAAGCCAATGTTTTGGCCTCCTCAAGACTATGGAGAAAAACTGTGGAGGAAACCATCAAGAACGAATTCCCTACATTAAAGGTCCAACATCAATTGATTGATTCTGCCGCTATGATTCTAGTCAAGAACCCAACTCACTTGAATGGTATTATAATTACCAGTAACATGTTTGGTGATATCATCTCCGATGAAGCCTCTGTTATCCCAGGTTCTTTGGGTTTGTTGCCATCTGCGTCCTTGGCTTCTTTACCAGACAAGAACACTGCATTTGGTCTGTACGAACCATGCCATGGTTCTGCTCCAGATTTACCAAAGAATAAGGTTAACCCTATCGCTACTATCTTGTCTGCTGCAATGATGCTGAAATTGTCATTGAACTTGCCTGAAGAAGGTAAAGCCATTGAAGATGCGGTTAAAAAGGTTTTAGATGCAGGTATTAGAACTGGTGATTTAGGTGGTTCCAACAGTACCACCGAAGTCGGTGATGCTGTCGCCGAAGAAGTTAAGAAAATTCTCGCTTAG
- the NFS1 gene encoding cysteine desulfurase (Cysteine desulfurase~similar to YCL017C), with translation MLKSTATRSITKLSPLYNVPSATYRACLVSRRFYSPPAAGVKLDDNFSLETHTDIQAAAKAQASARASASGTTPDAVVASGSTAMSHAYQENTGFGTRPIYLDMQATTPTDPRVLDTMLKFYTGLYGNPHSNTHSYGWETNTAVENARAHVAKMINADPKEIIFTSGATESNNMVLKGVPRFYKKTKKHIITTRTEHKCVLEAARAMMKEGFEVTFLNVNDQGLIDLKELEDAIRPDTCLVSVMAVNNEIGVIQPITEIGAICRKNKIYFHTDAAQAYGKIHIDVNEMNIDLLSISSHKIYGPKGIGAIYVRRRPRVRLEPLLSGGGQERGLRSGTLAPPLVAGFGEAARLMKKEFDNDQAHIKRLSDKLVKGLLSAEHTTLNGSPDHRYPGCINVSFAYVEGESLLMALRDIALSSGSACTSASLEPSYVLHALGKDDALAHSSIRFGIGRFSTEEEVDYVVKAVSDRVKFLRELSPLWEMVQEGIDLNSIKWSGH, from the coding sequence ATGCTGAAATCAACTGCTACAAGATCGATAACAAAATTATCTCCACTTTACAACGTCCCATCTGCCACATACAGGGCATGTTTGGTAAGCAGGAGATTTTATTCTCCTCCTGCAGCGGGCGTGAAATTGGACGACAATTTCTCACTAGAAACCCATACCGATATTCAGGCTGCTGCAAAAGCACAGGCTAGTGCCCGTGCTAGTGCATCAGGGACCACCCCTGATGCCGTAGTAGCTTCTGGTAGCACTGCGATGAGCCATGCTTATCAAGAAAACACTGGTTTTGGTACCCGTCCCATATATCTTGACATGCAAGCCACTACTCCAACAGACCCTAGGGTTTTGGATACCATGCTGAAGTTTTATACGGGACTTTATGGTAATCCTCATTCGAACACTCACTCTTACGGTTGGGAAACAAATACTGCTGTGGAGAATGCTAGAGCTCACGTAGCCAAGATGATCAATGCAGACCCTAAGGAAATAATATTTACGTCGGGGGCAACCGAATCTAATAATATGGTTCTCAAAGGTGTCCCAAGATTTTACAAGAAGACTAAGAAACACATCATCACCACTAGAACGGAACACAAGTGTGTTTTGGAGGCTGCAAGAGCAATGATGAAGGAAGGGTTTGAAGTCACTTTCCTAAATGTGAACGATCAAGGCCTCATCGATTTGAAGGAATTGGAAGATGCCATCAGACCAGATACCTGTCTCGTCTCTGTTATGGCTgttaataatgaaattggTGTCATTCAACCCATTACAGAAATTGGTGCAATTTGCAGAAAGAATAAGATCTACTTCCACACGGATGCTGCACAAGCTTACGGTAAGATTCACATTGATGTTAACGAAATGAACATCGATTTACTATCAATTTCATCTCACAAGATTTACGGTCCAAAGGGTATCGGTGCAATCTATGTAAGAAGAAGACCAAGAGTTAGATTAGAACCTTTACTATCCGGCGGTGGCCAAGAGAGAGGGTTAAGATCAGGTACTTTGGCACCTCCATTGGTAGCGGGGTTCGGTGAAGCTGCAagattgatgaagaaagaatttGACAACGATCAAGCTCACATCAAAAGACTGTCCGATAAACTAGTGAAAGGTCTATTATCCGCTGAACATACCACGTTGAACGGATCTCCAGATCATCGTTATCCAGGTTGTATCAACGTCTCTTTCGCCTATGTGGAAGGTGAGTCTTTATTGATGGCCCTAAGGGATATCGCATTATCCTCGGGTTCAGCCTGCACATCCGCTTCCTTAGAACCTTCTTATGTTTTACATGCGTTGGGTAAGGACGATGCATTGGCCCATTCTTCCATCAGATTTGGTATCGGTAGATTTAGCACCGAGGAGGAAGTCGACTATGTCGTTAAGGCCGTTTCTGACAGAGTAAAATTCTTGAGGGAACTTTCACCATTATGGGAAATGGTTCAAGAAGGTATTGACTTAAATTCTATTAAATGGTCAGGTCATTGa
- the DCC1 gene encoding Dcc1p (Subunit of a complex with Ctf8p and Ctf18p~similar to YCL016C) — translation MSINLHSAPEYDSSYKLIQLTPELLDVIQDPAQNKQLRFKSLDKDKSEVVLCSHDKTWVLKQRKHSNTVLLMKEFVPEQPITFDETLLFGLSKPYMDVVGFAKTESEFETREAQGELNLNAVPIYNGELEFSDKIAKRSSTKVITTLEELLEDSPCSALEGISKWRKIGGSVKDGVLCILSQDFLFKALHVMLMSVMAESLDLQHLHVQDTYHAVGKDIEDEFNPYTREIIETVLNKFAVQEQEAEENTWRLRIPFIAQWYGIQALRKYVSGISMPIDEFLIKWKSLFPPFFPCDIDIDMLRGYHFKPTDKTVQYIARSTLPMDPKERFKVLFRLQSQWNLEDIKPLIEELNSRGMKIDSFIMKYARRKRLGKKTVVTSR, via the coding sequence ATGTCCATCAACCTACATTCCGCGCCAGAATATGATTCATCCTATAAGCTCATCCAGTTAACACCAGAGTTGCTGGACGTAATACAGGATCCTGCACAAAATAAGCAGCTAAGGTTCAAATCATTGGACAAAGACAAGTCGGAGGTTGTGCTGTGTTCGCACGACAAGACTTGGGTACTGAAGCAGCGGAAGCATTCAAATACAGTTCTActaatgaaagaatttgTTCCTGAACAACCCATTACTTTTGACGAGACGCTGTTGTTTGGACTGTCCAAGCCGTACATGGACGTCGTGGGATTCGCCAAGACCGAATCAGAATTTGAGACCAGAGAGGCGCAGGGTGAATTGAACTTGAATGCAGTGCCAATATACAACGGAGAACTAGAATTCTCCGATAAAATCGCGAAGAGGTCGTCTACAAAGGTTATCACGACCCTGGAAGAACTACTAGAGGACTCACCATGCTCTGCGCTAGAAGGTATATCAAAATGGCGTAAGATTGGCGGGTCAGTAAAAGATGGCGTGTTGTGTATTCTTTCACAAgacttccttttcaaagcATTGCATGTAATGCTGATGAGTGTAATGGCAGAATCACTCGATCTACAACACCTGCATGTTCAGGACACTTATCACGCGGTGGGGAAGGACATTGAGGACGAGTTCAATCCATATACAAGAGAAATTATCGAAACAGTGCTGAATAAATTTGCTGTCCAAGAGCAAGAGGCCGAAGAAAATACGTGGCGCTTGAGAATACCGTTTATAGCCCAGTGGTACGGGATTCAGGCGCTAAGGAAATACGTTTCCGGGATAAGTATGccaattgatgaatttcTCATTAAATGGAAGTCTCTTTTTCCGCCTTTCTTCCCCTGTGACATTGACATTGACATGCTCCGAGGCTACCATTTCAAGCCTACCGATAAGACCGTTCAGTATATAGCGAGAAGCACACTTCCGATGGACCCCAAAGAGCGGTTTAAGGTCCTGTTTAGGCTACAATCACAGTGGAATTTAGAAGATATCAAGCCTTTAATCGAAGAACTGAATTCAAGAGGTATGAAAATAGACAGTTTCATCATGAAGTATGCCCGCCGGAAAAGACTGGGCAAAAAGACCGTGGTTACGAGCAGATAG